CTGCCACTGCGCGACGAAGGCCTCCAGGTCCTCCACCGTCGTCAGGGTGTCGACGCCCTCGGCGCGCGCCTGGGCGGCCTGCTCCGACGGCAGGTGGTCACTGCCGCTGCCCGCTCCCGTGCGGGTGTTGACCAGCGCTGCGGCGGAGCGCAGCGCCTCCACTGCGTCATGAGTGAAAGGCAAGTTGACTCCTGACGTCGGACCTGGATATCGTCATGAGTGTCATAGAAGTACGCTCCTGACGCCAATCGACCCAGAGAGGGGGCCAGCCCCATGACCACCACCCGGACCAGCCTCGACCACCCCACCACGTCGAGCCGCCGCCGGGGCGCGCGCACGCTGCTGCTCGGGCTGGCCGTGGCGATGCTCTCCGCCTCGATGTTCGGCACCGCTGGCGCCGTCGGCAAGAGCCTGCTGCTGCAGGGCTGGACCCCCGGCGCGGCCGTGAGCGCCCGGGTGGCCCTGGGCGCGCTGGTGCTCGCCGCCCCCGCGGCCGTGGCGATGCGCGGGCACTGGCACCTGCTCCGGCGCCCCATCACCTGGATCCACACCGGGCTCTTCGGCCTGGTCGCCGTCGCCGGCTGCCAGCTGTTCTACTACCTCGCCGTGCAGCGCCTCTCGGTCGGCGTGGCACTCATGCTGGAGTACCTCGGCCCCATCCTCGTCGTCGGCTGGCTCTGGGCCCGCCACGGCCAGCGCCCGCGCCCCCTCACCATCGGCGGCGTCGTCCTGGCGATCGCCGGCCTGCTCCTCGTCCTCGACGTGCTGGGCGACGTGCAGCTCAGCGCCGTCGGGGTCATGTGGGGGCTGCTCGCGGCGGTGGGCCTGGCGGTCTTCTTCGTCGTCGGGGCGGACGACGCGAGCGGCCTGCCCCCGACCGCCTTCGCCGCGATGGGGATGACCATCGGCGCGGTCGCGCTGACGCTGGCCGGTCTCCTCGGCGTGGTGCCGATGGCCATGAGCACGCAGGACGTGCTCCTCGCCGGGGTCGACGCGCCGTGGTGGGTGCCGGTGCTGTGGCTCGGCCTGGTGGCCGCCGCCGGGGCATACCTCACGGGCATCGTCGCCGCACGGATGCTCGGCGCCAAGGTGTCCTCCTTCGTGGGGCTGGCCGAGGTGATGTTCGCCGTGCTCTTCGCCTGGCTGCTGCTCGCCGAGATGCCCGCCCCGGTGCAGCTGCTCGGCGGCGTGCTCATCGTGGCCGGGGTGGCGGCGATCAAGGCCGACGAGCGGGAGTCCGAGCTGCCGGCCGGGACCTACGAGGTCGAGCCGCTGCCCGATGTCGCCGACGAGGCCTCCCCCGCCCGCTGAGGGCCCCGCACCCACAGCCGCGTCGTCCACTGCCCACCGCCTGGTCAACCCTCGTCCTCCTCGAACAGGCCGAAGGTTGACCTGCCGGACGACGGCTGACCAGCCGGACGAGGGTCGACCGGCCGGGCGGCGGGCAGGGCCCCGGGACCGAGGCGGCTCGAGGTGCGGCACCGGGCGGCCTCCGCACACCGGCGCCACGGCCGCTCAGTCCTCGAAGGTGACGGTCACGTCGCTGTGGCCCAGGGCGTCGAGCAGGCCCTCGAGCATGGCGACGGTGTTGCTCTCGGCCAGGTCGACCAGCGGCCCACCCTCGGAGGCGGCACTGCTCATCTGGGCCACCGCGGTCCGCTGGGCCTCCTGCTCGAGGTCGGAGCCCCGGAAGCGGTTGGCGATGCCCCGGTCGACGCTGACGACGTAGCTCGCCTCGAGGTCCAGCGTGGGCTCGCCCACCGTGGGTGGGGGCAGCCGCACCGTCACCGCGCCGTCCTCCTCGGCCACCTGCACCCGCCGGGAGTCCAGCTCGCTGAAGTCGACGATGGCGTCGACGTCGCCCTTGCCGACGTAGAGGACCCGCTCACCGCTGATCCAGTCCGGCACGAAGCGGGTGTCCCGCTCCAGGTCGACGACCGTCTCGTAGTAGGCGCTGGCGGCGTGGAACTCGCTGATCTCGGTGAGCGACTCCAGGACCGAGGGTCCGGTGCGGTCGACCTCCTCCTCGGCGAAGGGGTTGAGCGAGGGCCGCCAGTCGGTCAGCAGGCTGAACCCACCCACGACGGCCAGCAGCACGACGGGGACCATCAGCACGACCCCGACGACGCGACCCAGCATGCGGCTCACCCTAGCGACGCCGCGACGATCCTTCTCCGTGAAGCGGGCCGTGAGGCCCGACCTAGCGGCCCGCGGCCCGCCGCACGAAGTCGGTGATGCCCTCGGCCTCCTCGACCCGGGAGGACTCGCCGACGTAGGGCATGTGGCCGGTCTCGAACCAGGCGTGCTCGACCCGGTCCATGGCGGCGTCCGGCAGCCGCAGGTGCGCGACCGTGTCCTCGGCGGCGGAGTAGGGGGTCGCCAGGTCGTAGTAGCCGTACTCGAAGCGCACCCGCAGGTGCGGGTTGGCGCGCATGACCCGCTCGAGCTTGTCGACGACGTTGATCGGCTTGGCCTCGAACTCCTTGTAGGACCAGTGCTCGATGGCGTCGGAGAAGACGGCGTAGGGCAGGTCCAGCTCGGAGCGCAGCTCGGCCCGCAGGTAGTGGTGGATGGCCGCGGCGTACGGGCCCATGATCGCGTCGATGCTCGGGTCGGCGTCCATGCCCTCGGCGATCCCGGAGTGCAGCAGCCCCCGGATCCGTCCGTCGATCCGACCCACGGTCTCGCCCCGGTCGCGCAGCAGCTCGGTGCAGAAGCGCCAGTGCTCGGGCCGCAGGTCGCACCGCTGGACGTAGTCGCGGGACAGCCCGGTCAGGGCGGCCAGCCGCTCCGCCACGTCGGCCCGCTCGTCCTCGGTGAGCCGGTTGCCGCGCGCCAGCGCCCACCGGTATGCCCCGGCGGCGAACTCCTCCGCCTCACCGAGCACCTCGGTGAGGCTGCGGCCCTCGTGCTTGCCGTGGAAGTGCGCGATCGCGGCGTAGGTCGGCAGGAAGGACAGGCACGCCTCGTCGTGGCGCAGGTAGCGGAAGTCCTGGGTGCCGAAGTCCAGCACGCTGGAGATGAGGACCAGCCCGTTGAGCTGCATACCGAAGCTGGTGAAGAGGCGCTCGGCGACGGACACGGCGCGGGTGGTGCCGTAGGACTCGCCGGCGAGGAACTTCGGGCTCATCCACCGGTCCTCGCGGGTGCACCAGAGCCGGATGAGCTCGGTGACCTGCTCGACGTCCTTCTTCCACCCGTGGAAGTCCTTGGCCTTCCCGCCCTCGACGGCCCGCGACCACCCGGTCGACATGGGGTCGATGAAGACCAGGTCGGAGGCGCGCAGCAGCGTCTGCGGGTTGTCGTGCAGGGCGTAGGGCGGGGCGGTCGGGTCGTTCGGCTCGCCCGCGTCGGCGATCCGCGGCCCGAGCACGCCCAGGTGCAGCCACACCGAGCTGGACCCCGGGCCCCCGTTGAAGACGAAGGTGATGGGCCGGCTGCGGTCGGGCTCGC
This genomic window from Serinicoccus chungangensis contains:
- a CDS encoding DUF4230 domain-containing protein; this encodes MLGRVVGVVLMVPVVLLAVVGGFSLLTDWRPSLNPFAEEEVDRTGPSVLESLTEISEFHAASAYYETVVDLERDTRFVPDWISGERVLYVGKGDVDAIVDFSELDSRRVQVAEEDGAVTVRLPPPTVGEPTLDLEASYVVSVDRGIANRFRGSDLEQEAQRTAVAQMSSAASEGGPLVDLAESNTVAMLEGLLDALGHSDVTVTFED
- a CDS encoding S10 family peptidase, which translates into the protein MSDEATKDGAGTDQGARGGTDRPEPRDVLVDTTHTIATTEGDLTYTARTGRIVIREEEVKDDVFQGWTPRGELAVTAYTLVDEGGEPDRSRPITFVFNGGPGSSSVWLHLGVLGPRIADAGEPNDPTAPPYALHDNPQTLLRASDLVFIDPMSTGWSRAVEGGKAKDFHGWKKDVEQVTELIRLWCTREDRWMSPKFLAGESYGTTRAVSVAERLFTSFGMQLNGLVLISSVLDFGTQDFRYLRHDEACLSFLPTYAAIAHFHGKHEGRSLTEVLGEAEEFAAGAYRWALARGNRLTEDERADVAERLAALTGLSRDYVQRCDLRPEHWRFCTELLRDRGETVGRIDGRIRGLLHSGIAEGMDADPSIDAIMGPYAAAIHHYLRAELRSELDLPYAVFSDAIEHWSYKEFEAKPINVVDKLERVMRANPHLRVRFEYGYYDLATPYSAAEDTVAHLRLPDAAMDRVEHAWFETGHMPYVGESSRVEEAEGITDFVRRAAGR
- a CDS encoding EamA family transporter, with translation MTTTRTSLDHPTTSSRRRGARTLLLGLAVAMLSASMFGTAGAVGKSLLLQGWTPGAAVSARVALGALVLAAPAAVAMRGHWHLLRRPITWIHTGLFGLVAVAGCQLFYYLAVQRLSVGVALMLEYLGPILVVGWLWARHGQRPRPLTIGGVVLAIAGLLLVLDVLGDVQLSAVGVMWGLLAAVGLAVFFVVGADDASGLPPTAFAAMGMTIGAVALTLAGLLGVVPMAMSTQDVLLAGVDAPWWVPVLWLGLVAAAGAYLTGIVAARMLGAKVSSFVGLAEVMFAVLFAWLLLAEMPAPVQLLGGVLIVAGVAAIKADERESELPAGTYEVEPLPDVADEASPAR